The Fusarium fujikuroi IMI 58289 draft genome, chromosome FFUJ_chr05 DNA segment CGAGTTACAACATATAACCTGCAAATTATTGATAAATGGTGGGGTCATTCAATGAGTTGGATGGGCAAGTTCAGATGTACGTGAGATACAATGGATGCAATGAAGTTCAGGCTGAGAGGCTCATAGGATGAGGCCATAAAATATGATGTGTCGAGGCCCTCGTTCTAACGCTATCGGAAAGTCTCGACATTAGCTAAACCGAATCAACTGCCAACCTCAGGGTTCCCAATAGTTCCAACGTTTTCTATTTGCACAATAGCTTATCAACATGTGGCATATTGACGTATTCAACAGCTTGTCTACACTGGGCGAGTCCAACAAACTTCTCAGTGAACGTTTGGCCAAGCTTGGAGACAGAGCTGACCTGGCAGAATTGAGGTGAGGCCCTCCAGTTGATGTTTGACAGACCTTTCTTCTCATGATCAAAACAGAGACATCTTTCAGCAGTTTGAAGTTACTGACACGGTTGgcctcgctcttcttcacaAACACTTCTCCATTGAAGAAGGTGAACGTGTCGTGGAATTCGGCCACGTCTCAACCCCTTGGCCTGTTCCTCCAGATGGTAGAATGGCCGGAGGCTACCTAGTTCCACGGTCCTGGCGCTTCTGGGATGATATGCTGGAGCCATACGAGTTTGGCTTCAATCATCCTGGCCAAGAGGAGTACAAGGACGTCCCCTTGCCCTCTGGGTTTGTGGAACGGCTTCGTGCCTTTTTGGATGAGACAAATCTCTTGGATGTCTTGGGCATCTGTATCAttggtgaagatgaaatcGTCGGCCGCATCGAGAAGAATCGAGGTCGTGTCAACTTCACTGTACCTGCCTCTAGGCCTGAGGACCTTAGCGTTGACCTCACCCCGACCCATAGTCCGTCTGTCTGGTCGTTCGATTGCAAGAGTGGTCTGAATGATTCCACAATCAAACTTGCGCGGGCTTGTTGGGTCTGTCCAAAGCATGTATAACTGTGCTTTGAGAAGTATGAGTGTAGGTAGTTCAGGTAGTCAGAACATATCCATGTGAATTCGCTATGATCCTCAATTCATTGAATAGGTGTTTGATGTTCATACAGAAGTGTCTTGACATTTGTGACCCTTCGCGCTATACATCCACTTTCCCCCTCACTATATCAGAATCTCGATGCAAGCCATACAAGGAGTCCAAGTACGAGGGAGTACGATAGCTGATGCCATGTTAGCTCGCCACGACGGGTTTACATGCTGACACTGTGTAACTTACTGCTGAAACCAAGAAAGGAAGCCCAATATTGTAGTTGATGCCCAAAGAATAGGCAGCTCCCATGATGGGCATGCCAATGAGGCTACCAATCGTCCCTGTCATCGAGATACCCGCGAATAACCGCCCCGAAAAGGCATTCTGCACATTTGAGGCAAGGAAAGATCGCAATGTGACGGTCATGCTTGATCCAAGAACCGATAGTGCAAATCCAAAAGCAACTGTCGGAAGGTTTGGTGCGGCTGCGACAATGAGAGTGCCCAATGTACAGCAAAAAGCACCAGATGCAGAAAGTGTAATATCTCTGTTTGCACTTGGCCAACTCTTGTCTATCCAAGAAGTTGCAAGTGGCAAGATAACGAAGTATAGAAGGGACGACATGATTGCGCGTAGTGAGAACAGAAGCCCGGCCTGTGACAAAGTCAATTAAAAGCATCGTTGTTGAGTGAGCGAGCATACCCGGGCCATGGTCTCTCCAAAACGTAAAGATACCCAAGGGATCAAATAGTTCGTGGAGTCCCTTGCTACctggaagaaaaagaagcagaTAAAACATGTACTGAATATGACGGCTCGCGACGGGAGCAGGTCTCCAGCAGTGCGCTCTAAATCAGTCTCTTCGCGATTCGAAGCGCTGTCGACACTGAGAAGTGACCCAGTTTCATCTTGTGATGACTCAACACCCTCCATGTTGCTCACTGTAGTCTCACGAAGATGGCTCGCAGGAAAGAACATCAAAGAGAAGACCACGAGTGCGAGAGCAAACGGAATCCCTAGATGAATGGTCATCGTCATTGTGCCAATAAGCGGCCCGAGGAGGTCCGCGATCCCTGATATCGCCTCCATGATCGAGAATGCCGCTGTTCTACGACGGCCACGTCAGTTCTGgggttgagaatgatgagGTTGGAGCATGCCTCTGTTCTGGCTTGACACTGTCGCTAACGGCAGCAAAAACAAGTGTGCCAGTCACCCATAGTCCTCCTCCTAAGAGAACGAATACTGGTGAGAGATAGAAGCTCCAGAGTGGAAGGTTTTGCTGCGATCCTATCAAGATGAGTAGACCAACTTCAAGTGCGATGAGGGATGTCATACCTACTATTGCTATGCATCCCCAGTAAAAGATAGTACTGGTGGCATTCAGCAAAAAGGCAAGCCGAAGGCCGCCTTTATCCCCAAGGAGGCCCATGGGGACTTGCATCATCGTCGCTTTGCACCGTCAGCTTTTGTCTTGGAGCGCTGTTCTGATCTTGCATACCAGCCAATGTCGACAGCGTTGATAGCACAGTTATCACGAATGCGAAATGCACTTGTACCTCCTTGCTCCTGCAAAACTCATCTGCTGGCTCTCCATTAAGAAGTTGTCTGCCTTTCTCAAAATGGTACCGACAAACGGCTGTCTCTAGAAGCATTGGCGAAGGGGCAGCAAGGATCGCACAACCGAGCTCCACGAGAAATAACAGGAGCGTGCAGAGCCAGAAGTTTATGGGATACTGTTGAAAGCCACTGGCATAGCCTGTCGCCGACATTGGTAGCGTACGTCTATGGCCATCATATCTGCTTTTTATAGGCATTTTGTGATGATGCAACCTTGTCCTGGCCTGTTTGGTACTGAATGTTCGTTTTTCGCGGTGAAGGTGATGGCGACAATCTTGTCGTAGGGCTGTGAGGGCAGGCCACCCTTTAAAACCTCTTACCTGCATGATAAGAGGAGTCACATCTATTGTAGGAAGCTGGCGAATCACACCGGAGTAGCAATCTGAAACATGTGCATGTGCATGTGCATTCAGGCTGTAGCAGACATGGATCCGTCGTCATCCAGGTTGTAAGCAAAATATAGGATTGCACATTAGGCTCTATAATTGGCTGGATGCCCTGTGACGTACGCAGTGCCTCCGTTGCTGCAGGACAGGAAAAGGTCTTCAATATCCCGTCTACTTTTGGCGGCCAGAAAGAGGTAGTTCCCTGCTATCGGAAATGACATGACTGTATGAAACTTTGTAGGACGTGTCAACAGATGCTTGTTTTAAACATTTTGTCACCTGAACTAGGTAGGTTTATAGTATCTCTAGAGAACCTAAGACTAGATTATTCTAGCTCTCTAATTTAAAGTGAAGGGTTTTATTCCCAACCTGCATAACTGCTACAGCCATGATGGCAAACCGAGCACCAAGAGTAGGTGCTAACACAATAGCAAGAGGATGTGTTATTTGCTGTTGAGACTTGTgactgagagcttaaatcagcaggGAGAACTTAAGTCCGCAATCTTCAATCTGTACTGGCAAGCAAGTCCACACGCCGAAACCCATTACTGTCTTGGATGGAGGATGTGATGGCGAGCAATCTGCTACTATCCACATACTGAAACCTACTACTCTAAAGCTCTCTAAAGATACTCTAAACTTACCTACCTAATCTTCACTTAACTTAGGTAAGGGAAGGAGAGATTTAGTCGCAAACGAATGATAGAATGGTGTCATGACGCTGTTATAttgatatttataaagatgTATGGAACACCTTTACCGCTTGGATAAATATATATCCGGTGACCAACAGCACCACCCCGAAGACTGCCACAACCCCAGCCCAACCCGTGTTTAATGTCATATCCCCTCCCCACGTCTCAGGACTCCCGCTGTCAGGGGCGGTCGAGGCCGATGATTCTTGCCTGCCGACGGCGGTCCCCGGGGGTGCTCCCCCTGAGCTACTAAACGAAGCCGGGCAGTTAGCATCTCGTTCGTTGGATCAAAGGGTAAATGTGACCTTGTTGAAGGAATAGTTGGACTTACGGAGGGGTCGGCACCTGCTGGGGAGCCGCCGCGGCATTGGCGGCCTGACCCTGACCGGCGGGAGGAGACGTATCTTTGGGGAGGGGGGAATTTGACGGGGGGTTGGGGTGGGCAGCTTCGGGGTCGGGCTGTTGGCCCCGGAAAGAGAATTTGAATTCGTATAGTAGACTAGGTATATAAGTTAGCACAGTGAATCAGAGTGGTGAGGAGGCTGTGAAACAGAGCTGGGTAGAGTTCAAGGTAGACATACAAtttgttcatgatgatgtttctgaagaagagaaaaggaaaaagaagaggcagaacGGCGAGTTCGAGTTTAAGTATATTGGTGTCTATCAAAAGAGCAAGTGCGTCCTTTCCAATTCATGCAGCTCGACAGGTTTATTCATAGCAGGTCGAGCATATCGCCTTCCTCAGTTCCCTCCTGCTCCCTTTCCTTTTCCATTCCTTGGGGGCTAGGTTCTTTCCGAGGCCACGGCCATAAGCCTTCCAAAGGAGTGTCGTCCAAGATGTAATTTGCGTTGACGTGAGGTCTATCTATCATAAAATAGTATGCCCAGCACTGCGGCGTCTTAGAAACATCCGATGCATCACAGTGAAACACTTTATCTGCTGAAAGATGCTCCACGCGGAAGTTAGTTGCAATAGGGCCACTGAACGTAGTAACCACTAAATTCCCTTTCCAATTGGGGCCGGTAAGAGTAAAATGACGGTCATGGTAGTAGGTCTTGTGCTCCTGCTCGTGGGGACGTAGGGCTAAGCAACTCTCCTCCACGATGACGTTCTTTTGAGACACGTACAGCCCTTCCCTCATTAAGCCGACGATATCTGACGTGTAAAGTATGAGGTGGGCTTGCCAGCCGATGGTCAGGTTCACCTGCGGGGTTGCCCTCTTTAACAGGTCGGGGTCAGATCCAAACTTGAGATGAACCTTCCATGACCTAGGTGCTGCAACATCTTGGTAGGAAGGAGGGGGAGCATTAGGGTGCGCGGGAGGGAAATTTCGGTGTATGAAGTCGAAAATGCCCATGTTGTTCTGCTATCGGTTCAAGATTTGTGAAATCGGTGGTCAGGATTAAGTGAAAGGGAGTCTCTGGTgataaaaagagaagagattTATGTAGTAGAAAGAAGACTACTTCATGCTCTTATATAGATGCTCGGGCGCAGGCAACCTTCAGCATAGAGTTTGTCGAAAGTACTTGCATGGCACTGtgatttgcagttgagaaaACTTATATCTCACACAGAACTTGGTATGGTGCGTTCTCTCCGACATACTTTCtttggtcaagatggctaACCTACCCTCAGAGAGCGAGAAAGTACCATACCTTGATACAAGatgttaaaataaatttagcaaAGAGtctcctaagcttaggctgaATTTACCTTAATGTTCTTGTCGCTTATGGTCAAGAtcttaagttttctttcctctcttgGCCTCTGTACGTGCTAGCCGTGGACGTTCATTGATGCAACGAACAACATGGTTTTTCTATTGAGCCATAAAGTGAGTTCTATCTGCAAAGTTTCGGGATTAGGCTCTTGGCTGAAACTCATTCTCGGAAGTTTATCTTGATATGCAACTGTCCATTGGTTAGGTCAAAACACTAAATAAACTTCCCCGCCGAACTCCTGTAACTAGATATCAGCCTAATCGTGCATTTGTTCGTGCATTTATACTCAATGAAATGTTCCATATTTACCATTTACTATCTTGTCTCTCTAAAAACCTCAATACCTTACAAAATCGGACCTGAAAGATGCCCTCTCTCATCAAGACAAGTTTTCTTATCCTGTCAGATACTCATGGATTACGCTTCGAGGAGGATAGGAAACCCCTCGCACCGGTCGACCTTGTCATTCATTGCGGTGATCTCACGGAAGATTCTAAGCTGGAAGGCTTCCGAGAAGCAATtcaacttctcaaggaaATCGATGCCCCCACCAAGATTGTTATTGCAGGAAATCATGACTTCTCTCTTGACGACGGAGTTTTCAGAAATAAGATTGCAGAAGCAAGCAGAGTAGCACAAGAGGACCTCGAGAAAAGCATCAAAGATGAGTACGTAGACAACGGCGAGGTTAAGAGCCTGCTCATGGAAGCAGGCCATGGTATCATATTCCTCGACGAAGGAACGCATGAGATTCGTCTCCAGAATGGCGCCTTCATGAATATTTATGCCAGTCCATATACTCCTACAACATCCGGAAGCACGGATTGGGGCTTTCAGTACAATGGGGCCCATGAATTTGCTATTCCAAGAGGGATCGACCTTGTGGTGACACATGGCCCACCGCATGGCATAATGGATATGACGCCAGAAAGGCAACGAATCGGTTGCCCTCAACTATTCTCTGCTATTGCAAAAGCGCAGCCCCGAATTCACTGTTTCGGTCATGTCCACAGCAGTTGGGGTGCGAAGATCGTTTCTTGGCGACCCCAGATATCAGAAAATCCATCCCATTTCAGCGATATCGACAATGCAAAGTCGCGGGTTGTCGAGAGTCTGCCACGCTTGCAGGGGACGAAATGGGAGTCTCCGGAAGACAGTAAAGCTCGACAGGACAGGTTGGAGCGATACGATTCTCAAAGATGTTGTGTCGCCAGTTACTGCCAGGGCGATGAGGAGCAACTGGCTCTCGGGGAGACCTTGTTCATCAATGCGGCACTTATGGGAAGCAAGGGACTCACGCAGTATCCGTGGCTTGTAGAAATTGAGCTTGAGCGTCATCTAAGCGATGGGAATTCTACACAtatcaactcaactcaaggtTCTATTATAATGCCGGAAGTTGATTAAAAGACTCAGAAGCAAAAGGTCAGCGTGGCTTTCGATTAAGGcggagaaagagagaaaacaaAACCTGATTGGAATGATCATTCCAAGACATGAATATTGTAGAAGAAACTCAAAATTAAAATACGTCTGAACTATCGGGCCAAATCATAACACATTCTAAATCACTaaattatattctttatcGTGAGTTTCTTTGGTCCACGTTGTTCCAATCAGAATAGAGTATAGATAATTAGGGGTCTTTCAGTATAGTCAATATCAGTATATCGGCTATGGACAAATTTCTACTGTGAAAGGAAGAAAGCAATGGGTTTAGTGGGTTATAGCATAACTAGAGGGAGGTCTCCTATGGCTATGACTTGTGAACATGCTCAGGCTCAGCAACGTCCCTTATCACCCATGAATCTTCCGGTGTCTGAAGCGCCACAGAAGTCGAGGCCAGGAGAATAGTTCATATAGCCACAACCAATCGTATCAAACCCGATGGAAGATGGTACCAAAGTTCCTGGTACATACCAGCCACATCGATCGGTGATACGCTCAAGAAGACCGGCATAATTAGTGGCAGTCATCGGATACTGACCGTCGGTACAGCAGAATGCAACCTATTCCAGTGTAAGTAAATAGTTGGGAAAAGACGTGTCCCCGTCCTACTTGAGTACGAATGCATCCAAGGACGGGTATCAGAAATAACTCACCACATCACCCCAAATGGAATACCAAGCTTGGGTAACCTCACCCACGCCGCCGTCGGAGTCACGAAACTGTGCTTTAAGCATGTCGACTGCTGTATCGCAATTTCCATGGTTCATGGAAAGACTAAAATATGCAGCCAATAGGTTATCCATGAACTCGACTGAGACGAAGATGTCAATGTTTGTACATACCCGCATCCACAGTACATCTCCGGTTGACTTCGGTCCCATCCACCCTCATCTTTCCATTGACGAGCTTCCAGCTCAGATGAAGGTGCTTTCGGAGTCACGGTGGTAGAGTGGTCAACTGTGAGTCCTTCATAGACTTCAAGACCTTGGTCGTTGACATGGACACTGTATACACCATTGGGCAATTGCTCTGGCATCGTGAATCCCGTGCAAGCAGCAACATACTGCAGAAGAAGGATGGTGGTTGTAGCCTTCATGATGAACAGATATTTTGAGGTATAGGAGGTTTTAGTGAAGGAATAGTCTGAGACTGAAAGAGGTGAGTGACAGGAATTCAATGTCCATGACTGACAAACTGaagccttttatatttctCGTTGTCGTCCTTGAAAAATAGCATTCAGGAGGCACAGTGATAGGGCTACCAAAGTGAGGTTAGAGCTATACAGTTGTGCCTCATGACTCCCATCTCATCTGGGACAAAAAGACAAAAGATCTCGGTAGATTCCAACCTTGCCATCTCAATGCGTAGAGTGCCATGCCGTGTTATCCGCCTCGTGTGAAGGGCCAATCATACAAAATATCCATGTGATGGGATTGGCTGAAATGAACCCGCATTAGCCACTAGCCAGCTCAAGGGTCAAAAGGTCCTTCACGATGCGGCTGAAAGCTCTTCATACAGCATCTAGATATCTAATCTAAACGCGTACGCAGCGGCCGCCGTTCAGCTATTCAATATCCATCCATGTAATTGCAGATCTATAGTCACTCAAGCCCAGTCGGTGTAATACTAGTTTGCGGCAGAGATTCTGTCGCGTCACAAAAATGCCTCGATGATGGAGTCAAAAAGTCTAGAATGTTCACGTTCCTGAGATTGATGCTAATTGCGGTCGAATCTCGTCACTAAATACTGACTGGAATCAAGTCTGATCAATGTCACATGGGGCTGGCCTGGGGTGCGAAAAGCGGAAGTGGCATTCTCTTCGGCATTATCGATCTTCAGACTATAATCTAATCAAGTCATTCCATCTGCGATAGTGATATGCTACCCTGAACCAGAAGCGTCTGATAGGATCTCACTCTTAATATCCAAATTTGTCACTAGTTATCCAGCTCCCATTCTGCTTCAGCCCAGGGCCTTCCATGCGACTCCTTTGCCAATTGAGACATTGACATCCAAGTCGATAGGTCCCCTGCTACCTGCACTATATCATTCTGATTACCTATCCCATCAGTAGAGTGGTGTATCTTGCCCTCACCCATCAAGAACCGTAGGTATCGCTCTGGCGTCGGCGATGGCTTCGCTAGGACATTAGCCTTATAGGTTTCAAGCGGTACACTCGTCACTTGGATACGGCCAGCCCCGCTCTCTTCCATAATCTCTGCTATCTCAGTCATAGACTTGCTGTCACCACTGAGGTGTACCTCAGGAGGTATGGTGCCGACTGGGTGGCTTGCGAGTATAGCGAGCGCCTTGCCAACGTCGTACATGCTTGTGTACGAGGTCTTCTGCGCGGTATCCCCAACGGCCTCGTATTTGCCATTTTTTGTATCGAAGCCAAACCACGGACCGATTGAGTCCTCGAGGAATAAGCCTGCATAGACGCGACATATGCTTATGTCGGAGATGAGCTCTGATGCAAGCTGGAAATGCGCCTTCTTAGCATCCCATTCTTCATGTGAAAAGTCGTGCACATAATGATCGACACCAAACTCGGATGGAAAATAGAGCTTGACGCTGGAACCAGGAATGCTGCGAAGAAGGGTCTCTTTGAAGTGATGACCACTGGGGCCTACACTGTATATAAGAAAGAGATGTCAGGCCTTGTCACAGTCAATCTGAGGTAAACGTACGTGTTTATCAGGATATCGACCCCAGCTAGTGCCTCTTGCAAGTTCTCCTCGGTATACAGACGCAATGATGCGCCGTTTTTTACAAGATTCTCGGCCTTGGGTGAACGGGAGCGTGCTAGGACTATGATGTCATGGAACCTATCGCGAAATGGCTGTTGGAGAAACCCCTCAGTAACTTTGGCACCGAGGTTACCAGTCGCACCGGCGATTGCTACAGTTGGAAGAGCAGACATTTTTAAAGATGAACGAATTGCATAAAGTAGTATGAAGTTCGATAAGTGAGATGCGAGTAGGTGGTTGGTTGGGGAACAAGATCTGACCTAAAGGTAATTTATACTCTCCATTAGGGTATGATGTAAGCTTACTTGATGCTTAAGTAGACTCCAATACAGCGATGAATTACATTTGACATAAAATCTTTATCTCTTAAATGCTCTGTGTCTCGATAATAAAGTTGACTATTATGCTAgaaatagctattaatatgTCAATCTGATCATATCTTACCCATATAAGGAGGGctatcttgttcttggttaGGTGAAGTATGGATAGATCGATACCAGCTCAGTCCATGTTATAGGCAAACTATATGATTTCTACATCTTGTAGCAATGGAACCGCGAGGAAGT contains these protein-coding regions:
- a CDS encoding related to isoflavone reductase family protein produces the protein MSALPTVAIAGATGNLGAKVTEGFLQQPFRDRFHDIIVLARSRSPKAENLVKNGASLRLYTEENLQEALAGVDILINTVGPSGHHFKETLLRSIPGSSVKLYFPSEFGVDHYVHDFSHEEWDAKKAHFQLASELISDISICRVYAGLFLEDSIGPWFGFDTKNGKYEAVGDTAQKTSYTSMYDVGKALAILASHPVGTIPPEVHLSGDSKSMTEIAEIMEESGAGRIQVTSVPLETYKANVLAKPSPTPERYLRFLMGEGKIHHSTDGIGNQNDIVQVAGDLSTWMSMSQLAKESHGRPWAEAEWELDN